In Candidatus Eisenbacteria bacterium, the following proteins share a genomic window:
- a CDS encoding TonB-dependent receptor, producing the protein MTGSRNRTAAAALLISFVLAGGARAGTTGRISGRVIDPAKQPLGGANVAIPAARTGAVTDAEGRYSIINVPAGTYDVRVSLIGYQTVLTQEVVVSADNTTVLDLTLKPTPVQLQEVVVSAERPVVDVNQTSQIATVSRKEINQLPVQELQDVVNLQAGVVEGHFRGGRIGEVQYQVDGVTVNNPYDNKSTLKLDRALLEEVQVISGTFDAEYGQAMSGVVNAVLRSGGDRFRWDAEAFAGGYYYSDGEAALTDILEPRGLTRRIVPYEFRPVDIQNYQLTLSGPTGLPQTNFLVTGRYYSSDDWVRGVRRFVPTDKSDFENKVFVGTGDSSTVPLGFTRDFSGVGKLTNHSLRNKTFGYQAIWNAIHGRRNTNAFWLNPDGLPEQHTFSIVHGLDFTHALDKNSFYNLNVRQNYFDYRDMVYDDLYDPRYDAAGQARGDPDYNFGAYVQGVDFTRFTQTTNALVVKGSYENQSFRDHRFKVGGEYQFSALEFGNPGYLVFTNVPGTQEQVLVRHVDDPPNYPAVSKYGPVSVAGFGQDEIEWNNLRLRAGVRFDWFDARTHLPSDLANPANSIPDVPQSEQKPTSNKISFSPRLGVSYPVTRDAALYFAYGHFSQMPALGTMFNNANYDKLAGLQADPEAEAKIGVMGNPDVKPEKTVQYQFGYKQALSSWIGLDVSAFYKDIRSLLGVEFIETYNGAQYARLTNVDFGNVVGFTLSLDQRQLGWVTSTMDYTWQFAQGNSSDPNETATRAEAGEDPRPRLVPLNWDQRHTFNMTVDVSWPRRFRTSAVMRAGSGQPYTPALTAGFAGGIETNSGRKPAGFLLDLRGERPTLIGKTGVTFFARVFNVFDTRFWHGSVYSSSGSPYYSRYPAADVASLVDPTRYYSPRRIEIGIGLRGNETR; encoded by the coding sequence ATGACAGGCAGTAGAAATCGAACGGCCGCTGCAGCATTGCTCATCTCGTTCGTTCTCGCCGGCGGGGCCCGCGCCGGAACCACGGGCCGCATCAGCGGGCGCGTCATCGATCCCGCGAAGCAGCCGCTGGGGGGCGCCAACGTCGCCATCCCCGCCGCGCGCACCGGCGCCGTCACCGACGCCGAAGGCCGCTACTCCATCATCAACGTGCCGGCCGGCACCTACGACGTGCGGGTCAGCCTCATCGGTTACCAGACCGTGCTCACCCAGGAAGTCGTGGTCTCGGCCGACAACACCACCGTCCTCGATCTCACCCTCAAACCCACGCCGGTGCAGCTGCAGGAGGTGGTGGTGAGCGCCGAGCGTCCGGTCGTGGACGTCAATCAGACCAGCCAGATCGCCACCGTCTCGCGCAAGGAGATCAACCAGCTTCCGGTGCAGGAGCTGCAGGACGTGGTCAATCTCCAGGCCGGCGTCGTCGAGGGACACTTCCGCGGCGGGCGCATCGGCGAGGTGCAGTATCAGGTCGATGGCGTGACGGTGAACAACCCCTACGACAACAAGTCGACGCTCAAGCTCGATCGCGCGCTCCTCGAGGAGGTGCAGGTCATCAGCGGCACGTTCGACGCCGAGTACGGGCAGGCGATGAGCGGGGTGGTGAACGCCGTGCTGCGCAGCGGCGGGGACAGGTTCCGCTGGGATGCCGAGGCGTTCGCGGGGGGCTACTATTACAGCGACGGCGAGGCCGCGCTCACCGACATCCTGGAGCCGCGGGGGCTGACGCGACGCATCGTGCCTTACGAGTTCCGACCCGTGGACATCCAGAACTACCAGCTCACCTTGAGCGGCCCCACCGGACTGCCTCAGACGAACTTCCTGGTGACGGGCCGTTACTACTCCTCCGACGACTGGGTGCGCGGCGTGCGCCGCTTCGTGCCCACCGACAAGTCGGACTTCGAGAACAAGGTCTTCGTCGGGACGGGCGACAGCTCGACCGTGCCGCTCGGCTTCACCCGCGACTTCTCCGGGGTGGGGAAGCTCACCAACCACTCGCTCCGGAACAAGACCTTCGGTTATCAGGCGATCTGGAACGCCATCCACGGACGCCGCAACACCAACGCATTCTGGCTCAATCCCGACGGGCTGCCCGAGCAGCACACGTTCTCGATCGTGCATGGGCTCGACTTCACGCACGCCCTGGACAAGAACTCCTTCTACAACCTCAACGTCCGCCAGAACTACTTCGACTACCGGGATATGGTGTACGACGATCTCTACGATCCGCGTTACGACGCCGCCGGCCAGGCGAGGGGAGACCCCGATTACAACTTCGGCGCGTACGTTCAGGGCGTCGATTTCACCCGCTTCACTCAGACCACCAATGCCCTGGTCGTGAAAGGCTCCTACGAGAACCAGTCGTTCCGCGACCACCGCTTCAAGGTGGGAGGCGAGTACCAGTTCTCGGCGCTCGAGTTCGGAAACCCCGGCTATCTCGTATTCACCAACGTGCCGGGCACGCAGGAGCAGGTCCTGGTGCGCCACGTCGACGACCCGCCGAACTATCCGGCGGTGAGCAAGTACGGCCCGGTGAGCGTGGCCGGCTTCGGACAGGACGAGATCGAGTGGAACAACCTGCGGCTGCGCGCCGGAGTGCGCTTCGACTGGTTCGACGCGCGCACCCATCTTCCGAGCGATCTGGCGAACCCCGCCAACTCCATTCCGGACGTGCCCCAGTCGGAGCAGAAACCCACGTCCAACAAGATCTCGTTCTCGCCACGGCTCGGGGTGTCGTATCCGGTCACGCGCGACGCCGCGCTCTATTTCGCCTACGGGCACTTTTCCCAGATGCCGGCGCTGGGCACGATGTTCAACAACGCGAACTACGACAAGCTCGCGGGGCTCCAGGCCGATCCCGAGGCCGAGGCGAAGATCGGCGTCATGGGGAATCCGGACGTCAAGCCCGAGAAGACCGTCCAGTACCAGTTTGGATACAAGCAGGCGCTCTCGAGCTGGATCGGTCTCGACGTCAGCGCCTTCTACAAGGACATCCGGAGCCTTCTCGGCGTCGAGTTCATCGAAACCTACAACGGCGCGCAATACGCGCGACTCACCAACGTCGACTTCGGGAACGTCGTCGGCTTCACGCTCTCGCTCGATCAGCGCCAGCTCGGCTGGGTGACGAGCACCATGGATTACACGTGGCAGTTCGCCCAGGGCAACTCGAGCGATCCCAACGAGACCGCGACGCGGGCCGAGGCCGGCGAGGATCCGCGACCGCGCCTGGTCCCGCTCAACTGGGACCAGCGCCACACCTTCAACATGACCGTCGACGTATCATGGCCCCGGCGTTTCCGCACCAGCGCCGTGATGCGCGCCGGCAGCGGGCAGCCTTACACCCCGGCGCTGACCGCGGGTTTCGCGGGAGGGATCGAGACCAACTCGGGACGGAAGCCCGCCGGCTTCCTGCTCGATCTGCGCGGTGAGCGGCCCACCCTGATCGGGAAGACCGGGGTCACCTTCTTCGCCCGGGTCTTCAACGTCTTCGACACGCGCTTCTGGCACGGCTCCGTCTACAGCAGCTCGGGGAGCCCCTACTATTCACGCTATCCGGCCGCGGACGTGGCGTCACTGGTCGACCCCACCCGCTACTACTCCCCGCGCCGGATCGAGATCGGCATCGGTCTCCGTGGCAATGAGACGCGCTGA